The genomic window GAGGATTGCCAGAACTGATCTGCCGTTCTTTTACAATGGGGTCTTCATccttttatatagtagggagagggagaactaacATGCCAGTTCTACACATATGAtctctgctcattctaatatctatctCAAATCATCATTATGGAGTACCGAGCACGCAACTTTGCTCTGATAGCATTGTACATCGTGCTGTCGCGCGTCGTCTTTGCCTAGCCTGTAGAACCTTATCCTGCTGCACCGTCCCCGTTTGCTTGCCTCTGCGTGCTggcctgtagagtctcacaccgtagcctttaatgctacgggaccgTACACGCCCCCCTGCACAACTCACGACCTTATCCATCGGGgccggtgcctggtgaagagaattgCTGGGGCAAGTGCGAATCAGGTCCTGCGACCAGGGGGGttggtcgtgggtttgtgtgaagatacggcgagattggtcgctggaggctttGCACTAGTCGGGGTAGCTCATCAACCGACTAgattttttaggagatgttctCCTGGCCGTTTGTGCCCTATGTGGATCCGTTTAGCCAGGGTACCGCTTTACTTAGTACACCGATAACTATGTTCTCATTAATcaaaaaatcacatacatatccTAAAGTAAATGCTATAATCTTCCTAAAGGTATGTTTTCTACACACAATGAGGCTCTCCTTCTCAAGAACCTTCACAAATTTTTAACAAGCAGGATTTGCCTTGAGTTCATCTTAGTTGGGATAATTACTATAAGAATGGTACTCTGCATTCTACCTCACGAAAGGGCTCTTTTGTGTGGAGGGATATAGTCAAATTACTTGAGATAAAGGTATTGCTTCTCCTCTTACTGGAAATCGAAGTACTATTCTTATTTGGGAGGACTTATGGAGTGACTTTTTCCACTCCATTCCTTCCCTGAGTTGTATTCTTTTGCAAAAGATGAACGAGTCACCCTCATGTAGTTGCTCAGCTGAACAATCTCTCTGAAGTTTTCAATCTTCCACTCTCGATTCAAGCTTTCCAACAATTTCAGGTTCTGCAGGGTCAACTCTCTCTTCGGAATTTCGATAGTCAGAATGACTCTTGTAGATATATCTGGGGACATGCTTCTTTTTCTGTCAACAAGATTTATAAAATTCTAATGGGTCACAGGCCTATACATCATATTTTTAAATAGAACTGAAAAACTTGTTGTCAGATGAATCACAAAGTTTTTTTTCTAGTTGCTTTTAAAAGATAGGCTTAATAAAGGGAGCTCCTTAGACGCAAGCATATGTATCTCGCTTCATATACTTGTGATCTATGTATTTTGTATATTGAAGAAAGCAGATTTCATCTCTTTATTTCTTGTAATTTTGCAGAGAACTGCTAGGCTTTGCTTGATCTTCGACCAAATTTGGGTGCTACTCTGACTCAAAATTTCAGAAATTTCAAGAGAAAGCTTGTTGTCCCTTTTGCACTAGAGATTATGATTCTTATGTGCTGGAGTATATGGTCGATCAGGAAtgataagatttttaatgagactGTTTCTAACATTCAAGTTGTGTGGTGCTTCTTCAAGAAGGAATTTGCTCGGGTCACTCATCTAGCCAAAGCTTATAGAGTTGATTTAATGAATCAATAGCTTGCATCTTTAAAATAACTtgtataattattatttttttttactttttgtgTTTTGTTTGTGATTGGTTTACGtactatgttttttttcttttacttttcttttaaTATATAACTAGTACGGGACGATTCtactattttctttataaaaaaaagcaGCTCTAATGTATATTCGTTTCAAGAATTGACAAGGAGGATACATCACTCATATGGACTCTTGCTTAGATCGCTCTAGCGTATAAACTCCACCGAGTTGTGCTAAGTTGGATCCCgctcgaaaaaaaaaactatataaacCTAACTTTTCCCACCACGGCTAGTTACAACAGCTCATTTCCCACGCCCAACTAATAAACGATAGGCataaaatttgatattttttcctAGCACCGTTGCATAAAAAACAAAGCACCCCATGCTGCTCCAGTACGAAACAAATTGAGAatctttctccctctccccctAGCACCCTGAAAAAAATCAAGGCTGGAGAGCGAGCCACATTGGGCCCCTTCCCTCTCTCCATGCAATGCCAGCACGGCGGCCTGTGCATCCACGTCGATGGCGACGCAGTCGCGTAGCTCGCTGTGGACGCGCCTCCCTCCACGTACCGCGCATGTCCTGCTGTCACCCTGCAGCTCAATCAGTCCAGGCTACGGCCGTGAATCGCCCCGCCGCgtggcccccgccgccgccaccccgtGATCACGGGTCGCTCGCCCTCGCTGCCTAGCTAGCTCTCCCTATAAAGCGGACGGCCCCACTCGCAAGAACACAGCAGCAGGTCGATCAGCAGCCAGCACAGCGAAGCGGATCGACCACTTCCTGTTCCTTCTTCGTACGAACGGCTCGATCTCTATCTACCTCACCCCTGCACGTAAACTCTACAATGGCGACCACGGTGATGTCCTCCATGAGCTCTCTTGCCTTCGCCACCGGCGTGCGTGCCGGCCGCTTCCCCGCCCGGCTTCCGGCGGCCGTGCTCGCGCCTTGCCGTCGCGCCCTGGTTGTCAGGGCCCAGAGCAAGGTGAGAATCCACTGATCATTAGTATTTACGTACGTATCGAGATTGTTAATTAACTCACCCTGGCCGCGGGTTGGTCCCACGGGACTAAACCCTCACTGGCATGTGGGCCATGTAGGAAATTATTCCCACTAATTATGATTATATTAGCACTAACGATGCCTTGTGCATGCGTATCTGCAGCCAGAAAAGAATCCAACGGAGGAGACGACCGCCAAGCCGAAGGCGATGCCCGGCCTCTGGGACGCGCTGACGTTCAGCGGCCCCGGCCCCGAGCGGATCAACGGCCGCCTCGCCATGGTCGGCTTCGTGTCCGCGCTCGCCGTCGAGGCGtcccgcggcggcggcctcctctCGCAGGCAGGGAGCGGCTCCGGTCCGGCCTGGTTCGCGGCCACTGCCGCGGTGCTGTCCGTGGCGTCGCTGGTGCCGCTGCTCCAAGGGGAGAGCGCCGAGGGCAGGAGCGGCAGCTTCATGACCGCCGACGCCGAGCTCTGGAACGGGCGCTTCGCCATGCTCGGGCTCGTCGCCCTCGCCGTCACCGAGTACCTTACCGGCGCGCCGTTCATCAACGCGTAGATATGTCGTACACGTGTACGTGTACGTAGCTTTTGGTAGGCTATTGTAACTGTGCACAGTAGCTTCCGTACGTACATGTAGATGAGGTAGTATACAAATTTTACTGCCTCCGTGCACAATGCGCATGCGAAATTTTTGCGTGACATTTACAGGCAGACATGTAAAGTTGAAATGAACTTTCCTCGTGACATGGAAGCTGGCAGAGTGCTTCGTATTTCGTAATTCGTATTCGATTTAACAACAATTACGTACGTACTTCCCATGCAAAGCTGCAACTGCTTGGTAGACCATTTTTGTGTTGGCTTTGCAGTTGGTGAGATCTACGAATTTCGTGTTGGGAGCACCATTGCCACAGACCAATCAATACGAGAGAAGAGTAGATAAAAATCAAGGCAAAGTAGCATATTGTAAGGCTACAAACTAATGTAGTTTAATTTTGCGAGATTTAGCCCTTGTCCACCTTTATTTATTCGAGTCTCTCAACCTTTTATCTTCGTGTAAATAAAGGCTTTTAAGAACATTCTGGACTTTTATTATTTGAAATATAATTGTATAATTAAGCCTTTTTTCACTATTAGAGAATACATTTGTACAGACACTTCGCAACCCCAGTGCGGGATACTTTTTCAAAATATCTGTGGAAAAAAATCTGTATAAATCAAATTTATACATACGGCTCGTAAATaaagccgtctgtactaagAAAAATCACAAACAGCTCCAAACTTCGAGCCGTCTGtgaactaagaatagtacagaTGACTCGTAGTTTAGAACGTCTGCACTAACGcaaaaataccaaaaaataaaaTCGTGCCATACCACGGGGAGCTGTAGGTTCAGCGCCCACCGCGGCTGCTTGCTGCGCTTCTTTCGTATTAACAATCGCATGCTTAATAGTAAGAAGTAAGAACATATCAAATATCATAGAGCAGAAAATAAATCTTGCAAGAAAAAACACAACCAGAGCATTACAAGATAGCACAGCAAGCAACAATTGTCCCACGAGAACACGAACAAGCTTGTGAGCAGATCCATTCAGATATGTGAGATTGTGGGAGAGATCCACCAGATCTACCCCTTGAAATCGACAAAAACTTCTACCCCTTCATAAACCATCTCATTGGACTCATTGATGGAGACCTGGAGGTGAGTCGAGTAGAGATTCAGCCCGGGGTTCCCAGTGATGTCGTTGAACTCGATGTTGAGCATCCAGATGATCTCTGAGCTCTCGTTGTTCACCACGGTCTTGAGATGCTTGTCCCACAGGACCTATCGTGAGATTAGCAACAAGATCTGATCAACCCAATTATTGTAGAGGAAATGAAAAGAGGGCCTTCAGATTTCAGACTCATAGGAACACTTGGCTTCCTGGCGTAATTTGTGCTGGCAATTTTGTAGAGCTCCCTGACTCTCTTGGCGACATCAGATGGTCGTCAGTCTCCTTGGTCCTCTCAAAGATGGGCTTCACTGGCTGCGATTCATACACACACATAGAATAGGCAATCAAACAAGATTGAAATCAATCGATGACTGAACCCATGAAATGAGACATAAGAGGACATCTGATAGTGTGAGTTACCGTGATGCCGATGGCATTGTCTAGCCCCTTGAGCTTCAGGAAGGCGAGGCACAGGGACGCCCAGGGGCACGCGTAGGAGATGTAGAGGTGGTACCTCCCCGACACGGTGGGGAATCGGCCAGAGACGTCCCTAGACACCAAGCTTCGGAAGGTGGACGGCGACCGATCAAAGGCGCCAGTGTCGGTGACCTCATCCTTGGTCCATCACAGCGGTTGGGGGTGGCGGGGGAGGACGGGGTACGCCCTTAGTGATGAGGCCCCGCTCCCTCTTGACAGCGAAGCTGCCAGAGATAGGGAGGGAGGGGGCCAAAGAAGTGGTGGAGCGCTCAAATATGAGTTTGTAGCGGTTTAAAGAAGGTTCTGGGTCTATACAGTTAAGACGTTGGCGTTGCGGTGCGGGACGCTCCAGCTAAAGACTCGTCTGTACTCGTTGCGTGGGGTGTTGCAGTGCGGAACGCTCCAGTTAAGACGCATATGTACTATGTTACTAGTTCAGATGGTCTCATTTGGAACCATCTGTATTATTAATATAGATGGTTTCTAAATGAGAACCGTCTGAACTAAAGCGTTCCACCGTGCGAAAACTACTCTCATTATTTTttcagacggttctagtttggaaccgtctgtgatatcATTTGCACAGACATCTCTAAATAGACGTTTGTACAGAGGCATCCCACTAAATTATTTCTGTAGTAATGTTTGTTAAATTCTTGTCAACAGCTAAAGACATAACTATAAATTGTTATTAAACTCTAGTTTTTTAGATATCGTTTTCCTACTAAATGAGTGAACAGTGGTGGGATAAACAATGTTTTTGGCAGCATTTTCCTTTCTAACATTAATACGTCAAGTTCAGGCTGTAGAATAAGTTTCTCTCGAGAGAATATTAATTTCATATTCtagccactactacagaaagggtcaACCCTATCTccccctttcactgccgattCGTAAGCTCAAGCCTCACATAAAAACCAAACCaataagaaccggtagtgatacatcATCGCCGATTAGTAAcacgaaccagtagtgatattcAAATTAGCACTACTGGTTCTTCAATAGAACCTGTAGTGATAACAGTTCATAAAAAAGCGTGCTTTTAATAACTAACAGTGATAATAGCTATCATTGTCGATTGTATTTACAAGTCGGCAGTAATATCCTAAAAACTGTATGAATTCATGCGCCTACCTACTCGCTTCTCCCAAGTGCTTTTAAATATTTCACTCGATCGCTCTCGCTCTCACACTCTATCTCTTCGATCCGCCCTCCCCCCGTCACCACTGCCGCTGCGATGGATCTTCCACCTTCTTCTCCTGCTTCGACCactccaccgccgcctccgctgCCACCTCCTCTGGCCATGCCACCCATACCTATGCCGTTGTCTGACGATAAGGCAGAAGCCCCACTAGAGAGCTCGGACAAGGCGCTGTCCTCGGACTTCGGTGAATCGGCACGTAGGGTCCCCCTTCGAGGACGCTGTTTGGTACTACTTCCTCGATGAACTAAAGGTGAAGAGGCCCTAGAGctcggatgaggaggaggaagaagaggaggagatagaggaggaggaggaggaggccagtgatgatgatgagaacAACGATGGCGATGGCGACAATAACAAtgactactactactactacttctTCATCGTCGTGGCCAACTGGTAGATGTCTTTTCTTTTTGCGTGTTTCGGTTTTTTTGCGCGTGCAGTCGTATATGTCTTTTATTTTAGTGTACAATGATGGAGTTAGTTACTTAATTATTGATTAGTGTAATATAAACCAGTAATTCTTGAGATTAGTAATACAATGCTAAGTTAAATTTTTACCTGCCTattgaaattttaatttttcCCCCTAGATTGAGGATCACTGTTTCATAGttagaaccggcaatgatacgtATATCAATCAACAGAAACAACtcaagaaccggcagtgatagtttgtatcaGTGCCAGTCCGTTATATGAACCAGCAGTATTATGTACAATCACTGTCAATTTGTAGTCGGTAGTGACAATTAAACCGACAGTAATGATGTTTTTGAATCAATGGTAATGATTTGTTTTGTAGCGGTGAGCAATCACTCCTAGCTAGGTGGCTCAACTTTAACAACCGGGTCGTAGTATTAGTTGGTTTAGGGGCTTATTTTAACAATTAGATTTTACCGACTTGTTTACACAATCTAAAATAGTTTAGCGGGTACGGTTCAAGAGGAGCACTAGATATGACAGGACAAAGTCGTAACTAACTTGTGTTAGGATTGGGATTTTTGGTATATGATCGTTTTTTATTTGGTATATGATCGTTTTTTATTTGACAGGATGGGATATTAGAGTCGGATCGTTGAATCGCGATGCTATCAGATTTAAAAacatacatatattttaaataagaaTTGAAATATGTTATTAATAATGGAAGCTATATAGCCTACGATGTTTATtttgatatatttatttatgtaaGTTTTGTAAATTTGAGTGCACTTATTCATATCAAGCTCAATTAAACTCAACTTGAAACATCACTTCATAATAATTCAATCATCTACAAGGTCATATACATGAGTTGTAATATTATTTAACATATAACACCATGTAATTAAAGAGCAAAAGTATGCCAAATTAAACCGATTAAGCATAAATTAATCATGGATGTTACCCAATTTCCAGTGTTGACAAAGCATGTTGCCAGGATCATGATCTATATGTATAAATCTACGTATCCTATATGATTTTACTTGATCCTACGCTTAAGATCATAACTTTATAAATTAAGATCATGGACGGATCATGTCATACTAACTTTATATAATCATAGGATGGTGCGGTACGTATCGCATTTCTGACAACTTTAATAGTACCGAGCGTGGGAGGACGATCGGACTACTAGTATCATACTACGGGTCTTGCGTAACATGTCTACTAGTAATATGTGATATATTGTTTCAAAGTACATATTTGCAACTTTTTAATTAAATTGATTTCTAATTTAAACATAATAAACATAGCTTGAGAGCCATGATATAACATCATATACATAAACATGAGCATTTTAACATAACATAAAGCATGAAAGGTGCTACTCATATTCAACAAGATATCATATATAGCAATTAAGAATATACGGTGGGATAACATAAGAAACATATCAACATATGTTAAGCTGATTAAAGGACTCTCAGTGTGGGCTACCGATTTAATGTCCATCATGACAAAAGGCTTGTCTAAGGTCCTAGACTAGTGTGACAACAACAATCCAATATTCCATATTTTAGAATAACTTAATCACAGTATAGATCACTATGGCAATTATCAGGATAATGCACTGATAATTCTAGTAAGACAATAAAGAACAATCCTAATTAACAAGATAAATTaccaacaatgataataaaGTAATCAAGACAGTAGAGATACCAAAGGTAAAGGAATACAACTAAAACCTAAAATATGGCCTACACTATCACATCAATCTCACATAGCGGCTTTTCTTCATCGGGCATTAAACCCACCTATCTAAGTACGCAATTTATTTTCAATAACAACACACAGTTGATCACATGGATAAGTTATGGCTAAATTGCAAGTTATTCAGTAAAGGGGCAAGGGTAATGACCTTACTTTCACTGTATATGAAGAAGACGCAAATAGTAAGTCATACGGAAGTGTTGTCTTACAAAATAGACACCCTCCCCTTTATGCCAAGGTCACATGGTGTTTGTTCTTGGAGATATAATGCCTCTATGCGAACTACTGGGAACACTGCAGTAGGCACCTAAGGAACATAAGATCATTGCAATAGAGAGAGGTCCAACTACAGACCAAGGAGGATGCTGTCGAGCACCAGAACATGGCGAGCACGCGCGAGAGCACGATCACCATGAATAGATCGCATACATGCTACAGTCAACACCTGCAAAAACGTGCATGAAGACATGGTGGTCATGGATACAACCACCAGTAGCGTGAGCAAGCCGCGATCACCACGGTCAGGCCACACACGAAGACGAGACACATATGACCCAACACCAATGCATGATCCCTGTCACCAGGATGCACACGTGCAACCCAATTGAAGGCAAGCCATGCACCAGAACATCGAAGGAGACCACTAGGACAACAACTGAGTTGTTGTCGCCACCTTCGTTCCGACGGGTTGCAATATGTCAACGTCGGACGATCCAGGGGCTGCAGGAGTACAAGAGAGTATGCAAACTCAAACTCACGCAAACACAGAGAGAGAAGGTCGATTTGTGTTGTGTGCAACTTGCAGCATTTTCTGTTTTTCTTCTCGTTATTTATGCAGGGAAATACAAGAGAGATAGTAGCGCTAGTTGCCCGATTCTTCAGCCGAGATCCACCATTGATGCGCCATCCCACATCGAGACCATGCCACTCACTACTGCATCATTCACGGTCAGATGTGTTTATTTGCAATAGAAAAGAAACAAACCAAAAACTACATTATTGGAGTGCAACCGTAACGAGGTTAACTAATTGGCTTGTTATGCCGCACTGATCTACCTGATGTTGAGCTTCAGACGCATCTAAATGAATTTGTTCCACCCTAGTACCTTCGTTAGAATATTGGCTAACTGGCCATCTGTCCCGACATGATCGATGTCCATCTTGCTGGTCTCAATGCATTCCCGGATATAATTAAATTTGTGTCAATGTGCTTGCTCCTTTCATGATACACTGGGTTCTTGCAAAGAGCGATGGCCAGTTTCTTATCCACCAGTAGTTTGAACTTTGGCTGCTCGTGCCCGACTAGCTTGCCGATGAGGCGACTTAGCCAGATGCTCTGACATGCCGCGGTTGCCAATGCTATGTACTCTGCCTTGTAGGATGATGAGAGAGCAACAATCTTCTACTTCTGCGAGGTCCATGTGATGATGTTGCTCCCTATGAAGAATGATATGCCTAAGGTACTCTTCCAGTCATTGACATCACCGATGACATCTTTGTCACTGTATCCAACAAGTGCAGCATCTTCTCCTCCCATCTTGTAGTAGCATCCATAGCTCAG from Phragmites australis chromosome 14, lpPhrAust1.1, whole genome shotgun sequence includes these protein-coding regions:
- the LOC133891184 gene encoding low molecular mass early light-inducible protein HV90, chloroplastic-like, producing MATTVMSSMSSLAFATGVRAGRFPARLPAAVLAPCRRALVVRAQSKPEKNPTEETTAKPKAMPGLWDALTFSGPGPERINGRLAMVGFVSALAVEASRGGGLLSQAGSGSGPAWFAATAAVLSVASLVPLLQGESAEGRSGSFMTADAELWNGRFAMLGLVALAVTEYLTGAPFINA